Genomic window (Caldinitratiruptor microaerophilus):
CCCGCCGCCCCTCCCCGCCGGAACGTCCGCCGCGGCGCGGCGCGCCGCCTCGAGCCGCCGGGCCCGCCGGTACGCCGCCACGGCCTCACCGATGCGGCCGAGGCGCTTGTACGCGGCGTGGAGGTTGTCGTGGTAGATCGGACTGCCGGGGTCCAGGGCGGCAGCCTTCTGGTAACAGGCCAGGGCGCCGGCGTAGTCGCCCCGGGTGTAGAGGACGTTGCCGAGGTTCGAGTGGGCCGGCGCGTGCATGGGGTCGACCGCCAGCGCCCGGCGCAGCGCGCGCTCGGCCCCGTCGAGGTCGCCGGTCTGCGCGAGGATGGCCCCGGTGCGGCTGAGGGCGTGGACATCGTCGGGGTGGTCGGCCAGGACCCGCCGGTACAAGTCCGCCGCCCGGTCGAGGTCGCCCGCGGCGTAGGCCGCGTCCGCCCGTGCCCGCAGTTCGTCGGCCGGACCCGCACTCACCGGTGATCTCCCTCCCCTCGGGCCGGTGCCCGGCCCCGACCCAGCCCCCCTCTGCTGGTCGTATAGCCGGCCGGCGCCGGCCGTATACTGCCGTGTGGGGGTGGGCCCGATGGCGCGGGTGGAGCGGCGGCCTGACGGTGGGCCCGGCGAGGTCCGGGTGCACGTCGACGACCCGAAGGCAGCCGCGACGATCGCCACCGCGCTGCGTCACTACGGACCCGAGGCGGTGCACGGCGCCGATGCGCTCCTGCTCCTGTGCATCGGCACGGACCGCTCGATCGGCGACGCCCTGGGCCCCCTGGTGGGCACCTTCCTGGAGGAGAGCGGCCCCCACCCCTTCCGGGTGCTGGGTACCCTGGACCGCCCCGTGCACGCCGGCAACCTGGCGGAGACGGTGAGCGAGATCGGGCGCACGTACAGGCGCCCGGCCGTCGTCGCCGTGGATGCCTGTCTCGGACGTGCCGAGTCCGTCGGCCACATCACGGTGGCGCCCGGCCCTCTCCGCCCGGGAGCCGGCGTGAACAAGGAACTTCCGGGGGTAGGTGACGTCCACATCACCGGGATCGTCAACGTGGGCGGGTTCATGGAGTACTTCGTCCTGCAGAACACCCGCCTCAGCCTGGTGATGCGCATGGCGCGCCGGGTGGCCGACGGCGTGCTTGTCGGCATGCGTTCGCTCAGCCGCTACCTCGCCGCGGGAACCCGGGCGCTCCCCGCTCCCGGCGCCACCCCTTCCTCCCTGACCAGCAAGAGCCGTGACGGGTGAATCCGGAAGCGTGCGGGGAGTTCGCCCACGACCTCCCCCTCGGCATGGATCGCCAGCGGGCGGGTGCTCTCCAGGGCGATCTCGCGGCAACGGAAGAACTCGACCCGGGGGTCGCTCCGGTGGCGGCCCCGGTAGATGCCCGGCAGGAGCCTGACGACCCCCATCGGGCCGATGTCCCCGGCCACGCAGAGGTCGAAGACGCCGTCGTCCAGCACGGCGTCGGGGGTGATCATCATCCCGCCGGCGTAATACCGGCCGAGCCCCACCGCGGCCAGCAGGACCCGCCGCTCCAGGGTCCGCCCGTCGACGTGGAGCGCCATCGGCACGGGCCGGTACCAGGCCAGGGTCCTCAGGGCGCCGAGCACGTACGGCACCGTGCTGCCGAAACGCTTCGGCATCCGGTTCACGGCCCGCGCCACCTCGGCATCGAAGCCGATGCCGGCCACGTTGAGGAAGAAGCGGGGCCGCCCGCTCCGGGGGATCATCTCGCCGATGTCGACCGGCACGGCGGTGCCGGACAGCGCCAGGCGGCCCGCCGCCATCGGGTCGAGGGGGATTCCGGCGCTGCGGCAGTAATCGTTTCCGGTGCCGGCCGGGACAGCGGCGATCTCGGCGCCGCTGCCCGCCATGCCGTTGAGCACCTCGGACAGGGTGCCGTCGCCGCCGACCCCGACGATCCGGTCATAGCCCCGCTCGGCCGCACGGGCCGCAAGACGCGTGGCGGCGCCGGGCCCGTCGGTCAGCGCCGCCTCCCATTCCACGTCATTCTCACGGTGCGACTGAAGAAGAGCCACGATCCGCTTCCAGACGGCGTTCGCGCGCCCCCGGCCGGCGGTCGGGTTGACGACGAAATAGACCCGCAACGCGGGATGCCTCCCGTGGGAAAGCGAACCTCGGGTGGGGAGCGTCAGAGCCGCGGGCCCGGTCCTCCCGGCGCCGCGGGACCCGGATGGGGTTCGGGCACCTCCGGCGCCGCCGACCCATGGGGCGTCCTGGAGGCCTGCGCGTTGGGCTCGCTTCGCCCCTCGAACACCGCGCCCTCGTGGACGACGAGCTGCGCAGCGGAGATGTTCCCGTGCAGCCGGGCGGTCGCGAGGAGTTCCAGCTTGCCCTCGACCTGAACGTCGCCCCGGATCTCCCCCGCCAGCGCCAGGGACTTCGCGCGGACCTTGGCCACGAGCCTTCCCTGGGGTCCGACGACAAGCTCGCCGGCGTGTTCGAGCGTTCCCTCCAGGAAGCCGTCGATCCGCATGACCCCGGTGGAGCGGATGGTCCCGCGGATCTCCGTCCCCTCGCCGATGACCGTCTGCACCCGGCCACTGCCAGCAGTGTCCCCCTGCCGCCTGCCAAACATCCGGTCTCCCACCTCAACCGGCGTATTCGAGCGGGTTGACCGGGCGCCCCCAGAGATGGACCTCGTAGTGGACGTGAGGTCCCGTGCTGCGCCCGCTGCTGCCCATGTAGGCGATGACCTGGCCCCGTCTCACGTTCTGACCCGTACGGACGGCCAGCCGGGAGTTGTGCCCGTACAGGGTCCGGAACCCGTAGCCGTGGTCGATGATCACGGTCCGCCCCAGCCCCGGCTTCCAGTCGGCGTACACGACGGTTCCGTCCGCGGTGGCCGTCACGGGGACGCCCCACGCCCCGCCGATGTCGATGCCGGCGTGGAACTCGCGGCTCCAGCCGAAGGGCGAGCGCCGCCACCCGAAGCCGCTCGTCAGGGGTCCCGGCACGGGCCAGCCCTGGGGCCGGTGGCGCAGGTAGTCGAGCCGGTCCTCCAGCGCCTGCGCCGCGGCGGCGAGGGCGTCGAGCCGCGCGGCGCTCTCCTGTTCCAGGAGGCCGAGCCGGGCCACGATCTCGGCCCCGTCGGCGCCGGGG
Coding sequences:
- a CDS encoding tetratricopeptide repeat protein; this translates as MSAGPADELRARADAAYAAGDLDRAADLYRRVLADHPDDVHALSRTGAILAQTGDLDGAERALRRALAVDPMHAPAHSNLGNVLYTRGDYAGALACYQKAAALDPGSPIYHDNLHAAYKRLGRIGEAVAAYRRARRLEAARRAAADVPAGRGGGRPAAGCLPGLLLVFAAVAFLMASAS
- a CDS encoding diacylglycerol/lipid kinase family protein yields the protein MRVYFVVNPTAGRGRANAVWKRIVALLQSHRENDVEWEAALTDGPGAATRLAARAAERGYDRIVGVGGDGTLSEVLNGMAGSGAEIAAVPAGTGNDYCRSAGIPLDPMAAGRLALSGTAVPVDIGEMIPRSGRPRFFLNVAGIGFDAEVARAVNRMPKRFGSTVPYVLGALRTLAWYRPVPMALHVDGRTLERRVLLAAVGLGRYYAGGMMITPDAVLDDGVFDLCVAGDIGPMGVVRLLPGIYRGRHRSDPRVEFFRCREIALESTRPLAIHAEGEVVGELPARFRIHPSRLLLVREEGVAPGAGSARVPAAR
- a CDS encoding M23 family metallopeptidase; translation: MHGPRGRFLTLIIVPHAGARTWNLRIPVRSMQVAAVLVVAAALFTAVQTVTSRVARMRAAELAAERSRLQADLALKQAQIEAMAARMQAIETYLGRLRELESDVHGLLGNAPRPPGQGAVAPSDGAGTGPAAGDHLALATTGRERFPAPSRGGPRLAPGADGAEIVARLGLLEQESAARLDALAAAAQALEDRLDYLRHRPQGWPVPGPLTSGFGWRRSPFGWSREFHAGIDIGGAWGVPVTATADGTVVYADWKPGLGRTVIIDHGYGFRTLYGHNSRLAVRTGQNVRRGQVIAYMGSSGRSTGPHVHYEVHLWGRPVNPLEYAG
- the yyaC gene encoding spore protease YyaC, translated to MARVERRPDGGPGEVRVHVDDPKAAATIATALRHYGPEAVHGADALLLLCIGTDRSIGDALGPLVGTFLEESGPHPFRVLGTLDRPVHAGNLAETVSEIGRTYRRPAVVAVDACLGRAESVGHITVAPGPLRPGAGVNKELPGVGDVHITGIVNVGGFMEYFVLQNTRLSLVMRMARRVADGVLVGMRSLSRYLAAGTRALPAPGATPSSLTSKSRDG
- a CDS encoding bactofilin family protein is translated as MFGRRQGDTAGSGRVQTVIGEGTEIRGTIRSTGVMRIDGFLEGTLEHAGELVVGPQGRLVAKVRAKSLALAGEIRGDVQVEGKLELLATARLHGNISAAQLVVHEGAVFEGRSEPNAQASRTPHGSAAPEVPEPHPGPAAPGGPGPRL